A single genomic interval of Alphaproteobacteria bacterium harbors:
- the tatA gene encoding twin-arginine translocase TatA/TatE family subunit produces MGLSIWHILVVVLVIVLLFGVGKGKIPQIMGDLGKGLRSFKDGLKDGDDKPKTEVLPPSDKKDV; encoded by the coding sequence ATGGGACTTTCCATCTGGCATATTCTGGTTGTCGTTCTGGTCATCGTGCTGCTGTTCGGCGTGGGCAAGGGCAAGATCCCGCAGATCATGGGTGATCTTGGCAAGGGTCTGCGCAGCTTCAAGGACGGGCTGAAAGACGGCGACGACAAACCGAAAACCGAAGTGCTGCCGCCGTCGGATAAAAAGGACGTCTAA
- the scpB gene encoding SMC-Scp complex subunit ScpB, whose translation MTHEDVRLVEAILFATSSAISVSQIAERFPAERKALIPVILEQLQAQFANRGINLVQRDNRWALRTATDLGDRLRLEKEQPKKFTRSAMETMAIVAYHQPVTRAEIENIRGVATSPGALDALMEAGWIKPGKRREVPGRPVTWLSTQAFLDHFGLEKLEDLPGMEELKAAGLLDKRPAVEAMPTADLFEENDKHEHDPQEVTDEDLVGKVTEEGGDITDLDTVASADDASEDEESEEEDFDDEESDDEDSDGDEDEDEEDDEEESDSEEDDSDDYEEEDDEDSDDEDDEDSDDEDYDDEDYDDEDDEDESDEDDEEDDEDEDDEDDK comes from the coding sequence ATGACGCATGAAGATGTGCGCTTGGTCGAAGCGATCCTGTTCGCCACATCGTCCGCCATTTCCGTGTCGCAAATCGCCGAGCGTTTCCCGGCGGAGCGCAAGGCGCTGATCCCCGTGATCCTGGAACAACTGCAGGCGCAATTTGCCAACCGCGGCATCAACCTAGTCCAGCGCGACAACCGCTGGGCGCTGCGCACCGCGACCGACCTTGGCGACCGCCTGCGCCTTGAAAAGGAACAGCCGAAAAAATTCACGCGCTCGGCCATGGAAACCATGGCGATCGTGGCATACCACCAGCCCGTCACCCGCGCGGAAATCGAAAACATCCGCGGCGTGGCAACCTCGCCCGGCGCGCTCGACGCGCTGATGGAAGCCGGCTGGATCAAGCCCGGCAAGCGCCGCGAAGTGCCGGGCCGCCCCGTCACATGGCTTTCGACGCAAGCATTCCTCGACCATTTCGGCCTCGAGAAACTGGAAGACCTGCCGGGTATGGAAGAACTGAAAGCTGCCGGCCTGCTGGATAAACGCCCCGCGGTCGAAGCGATGCCCACCGCAGACCTGTTTGAAGAAAACGACAAGCATGAACATGACCCGCAGGAAGTGACCGATGAAGACCTTGTCGGCAAAGTGACGGAAGAGGGGGGCGATATTACCGACCTCGATACCGTCGCATCCGCGGATGATGCGTCTGAAGACGAAGAGTCCGAAGAAGAGGATTTCGACGACGAAGAGTCGGATGACGAAGATTCCGACGGCGACGAAGACGAAGACGAGGAAGATGACGAAGAGGAATCCGACAGCGAAGAAGACGATTCCGACGATTACGAGGAAGAAGACGACGAAGATTCCGACGACGAGGACGACGAGGACTCGGATGACGAAGATTACGACGACGAAGATTACGACGACGAAGATGATGAAGACGAGTCCGACGAGGACGATGAAGAAGACGACGAAGACGAAGACGATGAGGACGACAAATAA